The Marinomonas profundi DNA segment CACTAAACGCAAAGAGGCGTCTGGTATGGTGATTTCCATAAAAGGGTTACCGCCACGTTTTTGTATCCATTCCGCCAGGGTTGCCTCAACGGGATCATCTGGCACAGCAAAAGGAATTTTGGCAATGTACACGCAGGTCAAATACTCTCCCGGCAAATCAACCCCCTCTGCGAAGCTAGCAAGCCCCAGCAACAAGCTGCCTTTACCCTCATCAATACGTGCTTTATGTGAATCCAAAATCACCCGCTTAGATTGCTCTCCTTGCATCAGCAAAATTTCCTGCAACCCAGCAGATAAAGATTGCGCCACCTCTTCCATTTGGCGACGTGAAGAAAACAACACCAAGCTGCCTTTTGCCGCCTTCACGTTTTTATCTAAATAGGCAACAATCTCAGCGGTGTGCTGTTCCACCCGACCGGGCTCATGCTGCATATTTGGCACCACCAAAAGACCATTTTTTTGAAAATCAAATGGGCTCATGACACGTAAATATTCACTCTCTCTCGGCACACCAGAACGCATATTAAAACGATGAAACTGATTCAAAGCGGTTAAAGTGGCCGACGTAACGACCGCCCCAAAACATTTGTCCCACAGCTGTTGCTTTAATGTATTGGCGGCCAAGATAGGAGAACCGCCTAGCTCGATATCTTGCTCCATTCCTTGGCCAGATAACACCAACCAACGGGCATTAGGCGGAAAATTTTGGTCATCAACCGCAGAATACAAGCGCCACAACCCTATACATTGCTCTAAACGACCAAGAATAACCCCCAAAATAGGCTGCCAGATTTCGGCGGTTTCAGGCGTGACACCCATGCCTTCATTTTGCTTGGTCTTTTTGCATTCATCTTGGATATTTTCAATACTGTTAAACAACTTTTGATAGGACGTTTGCAAGCTGTAAGCTAATTGGCGCAATTCATCAGGAATCTGACCAAATACAAAACGATGTTGGTTATTGTCTTGATCCAGCCCTAAACCTTGAATATAAGGAGCCAAACCTTGTTGAGCATATTGAATAAAATTCACAACACTCTGTATTTGCTGCGGGATTTTTAACAATAAATTCCCCGTCAAACTCACCTCACTCGTCAACTCTTGCTTAAGGTTGACTAAGTTTTTTTCCAGCTGACGAAGCCAAGTGATGCTTTGCTGCAAACGCACTTCATGTCGAAAGTGGCCAATCGCCTTGTCAGGCAGGTGATGGCCTTCATCAAACACATAAATAGTGTCTTTTGGTGGCGTCAAAATAGCGCCACCGCCTAATGACAAGTCTGCCAACACCAAGTCGTGGTTGGCCACAATGACATCGGCGACTTCTATCTCTGCCCGCGCTTTAAAGAACGGACAAGCTGAATAATTCGCACAATTACGATTGGTGCATTGCTGATGATCCGTGGTTAAGCGCCGCCAGTCTTGGTCACGGACGATGCCAGCCCAATTGTCTTTGTCGCCATCCCAGTCGCCTTTTTGCAAGGCGGCATCCATCTCTTGGTAAAGCACGGTATTAACATCGTCTGAATGGAGGTGCTGCTCAAAAAGGCCCGCAAACATGTCATCCATGGCTTGCTCTTCAGAATTCAAAAAACCCTCAAGATTATTCAAACACAGGTAACGCCCTCGCCCTTTAGCAAGCGTGTACTTAAAAACCAGATCGGTATGCTCAAGCAGGTCTGGCAACTCTTTGTGCAGAATCTGCTCTTGCAAAGCAACGGTTGCAGTAGAAATGATTAATTTCAAGCCTCGCGCTTTCGCAATGGGAATGGCAGCAAGACAATACGACAAGGTTTTGCCCGTGCCGGTACCGGCTTCAATCACGGCAACGTGTTTTTCATCCAGTCGCTCACCTTCTGAGCCTTGTTTAATATTTCCCAAGGTGC contains these protein-coding regions:
- the dinG gene encoding ATP-dependent DNA helicase DinG, translating into MLSDELKTQIQLAYRASLEAKSHKPRAGQRQMIGAIARTLGNIKQGSEGERLDEKHVAVIEAGTGTGKTLSYCLAAIPIAKARGLKLIISTATVALQEQILHKELPDLLEHTDLVFKYTLAKGRGRYLCLNNLEGFLNSEEQAMDDMFAGLFEQHLHSDDVNTVLYQEMDAALQKGDWDGDKDNWAGIVRDQDWRRLTTDHQQCTNRNCANYSACPFFKARAEIEVADVIVANHDLVLADLSLGGGAILTPPKDTIYVFDEGHHLPDKAIGHFRHEVRLQQSITWLRQLEKNLVNLKQELTSEVSLTGNLLLKIPQQIQSVVNFIQYAQQGLAPYIQGLGLDQDNNQHRFVFGQIPDELRQLAYSLQTSYQKLFNSIENIQDECKKTKQNEGMGVTPETAEIWQPILGVILGRLEQCIGLWRLYSAVDDQNFPPNARWLVLSGQGMEQDIELGGSPILAANTLKQQLWDKCFGAVVTSATLTALNQFHRFNMRSGVPRESEYLRVMSPFDFQKNGLLVVPNMQHEPGRVEQHTAEIVAYLDKNVKAAKGSLVLFSSRRQMEEVAQSLSAGLQEILLMQGEQSKRVILDSHKARIDEGKGSLLLGLASFAEGVDLPGEYLTCVYIAKIPFAVPDDPVEATLAEWIQKRGGNPFMEITIPDASLRLVQATGRLLRSEQDSGEIHILDKRLRTKRYGPQLISSLPPYRY